A segment of the Epinephelus fuscoguttatus linkage group LG23, E.fuscoguttatus.final_Chr_v1 genome:
CAAAATGGCCACTGGAAATTCGACTGGAGATATAGTAAGTTGGTGCTaaaaaatactatttttttagtctcaaaacTCTgcttgaaatgcagcaatgtttgATGAAGAACATTATGTTTTGGTTGTATAACTGCCCCTGAAAGTTCTGCTAGAAATACAGCAGTGTTATTGAAAAACACCTTGCTTTATTTGCACGATGGCCACTAAATTGTGCTGGAAATGCAGAATGGCTGAAAAAGAGGGGATGTGTTGCTAAAACACcctgtttttgtcacataatGGCGGCTGAAAAACACCACTGAAATAGCAGCAATTTGTCCCaaaaaaatgcaatgttttGGTAGCACAATGGCGGCtgtaaaagctgctggaaatgtagTGATGTGTGACTCCAGAATTACTGTTTTGGTCACAAAACTGCTGAAAAAGAGTGGATGTGTTGCTAGAAAATGCCCCTTTTGGTTGCACAGTGGCCACTGGAAACatcactggaaatgcagcaatgagtCGTTGAAAACCTCAGCAGACCAACAGTGTTTAATTATAGTCTGTATCTTTAAACAATTACAGCTGAACAACAGCAGAAATACACAAGTAGTCTGTGGGTTTCAAATAAACCAAGTGCCAGTTTTCTACTCGGCAGTGATTGTTGTTAATGTGACGTCACAGCGATTTGGTCAGAATCCATTAACATGAGCGTTTCTCATTATAAAGTACCGATACGACAAAGTGCAGCCTCACCAACAGGATGAGTCCAGTTAAATTATACTCAGTAGAAACACAGCGGAATGTGTGTGAAAGGTTTTGTGCTCTCATTCTTTGTAGGTCAGTGAAACACCAACTTGTTACAGGGCTGATGGGAAATGTGGTCCTGAGCTTTATAATGACAGTAGATATTTTACATGATGATGAAAATACACAGATTATATTTCTGCTGTCATGTGTGTTATGTTCTGTCTGTGAGATGCATCACTCCTCTGGGTTTAATCAAACACTCTGATATATTATTTcacatattattttatatattatttcacacattattttatatatgatttcgtatattttatatattattttatatattttttcatactttattttatatattatttcatATATCATAAATATGCAGCCTGAACACTCAGTGATCTTCTGTCTTCATTATGaccagagaaaaacaacatgatgCACAGACAGAGGACACGCCACGTTTAGTCTGcatcactgcacacacacacgctctcgctctcgcgcgcgcgcgcgcgcgcgcacacacacacacacacacacacacacacacacacacacacacagctgtggttTGCAGTGGTGATAGATGGAGGATGACAGCAGCcctgagggtgtgtgtgtgtgtgtgtttgtgtgtggcttCATATATctacatattattattttaatgagaCATTAATACACATTATCAGCTGTATCTAAAGCTCTGTGAACAAAAGGATATCACCTGATGATGTTATATAGCATGTGATGAATCCTGTTTTATACATCCGTCACGTTGAGgctgtatttgtgtttctgtatatatttatatgtgtgaatgtgtattgTTTGTCCTCAGGGAGATGGTGGACATCGAGTGTTTTCTGAGGGAGACAGCAGAGAAGGAGGCCGAGGCCAAATCCAGACTGCAGGTGACACCAAAGATCTTCTACTGTTGCCTCCATCCAGGGGACACTTTGGTTTCTGGGGACTTTCATTGTGAGAATGAGGAAACAGACTCTGGGATCTATttatgaacgtgtgtgtgtgtgtgtgtgtgtgtgtgtgtgtgtgtgtgtgtgtgtgtctgtggtgtttGAAGGTGTGCTAAATGTTGGGTTAGCTAACAGTTCAGTTTAACATCAGGTTTTACAAAGTGTCCTTCCTGCTGGAGAAACACCTTCGTTGCTCTCTTTATTCATTAACGtatgttctgtttttatttctttgtgtctgtgtttaatttAATCCCTTTGTAAAGCTCTGGGtcagtgtttgctgttttcacacGGATCCATCGGgtcattaaaaagtctttaaagcCATTAaattcattaatctaaaaataaggttttaattattttttaaaattgctgAGACATGTGAAGTAGGATTTTATGAATCATGATTTTTCTGCCATTGCATTAAACTCCTATAATAATTGGTAACATCaaatttttctattttattttttagtatttattatttcttatatttattatatattaattatttttatttattctaattTTGCTTACTAAAAATTGGTCTCAAGTTTCATTACGTGGGACATTTAAAAAGCCTTAAACCTAATTTACCTTAAGCTGTAAGGACCGTTTTAAACAGTAAACCTGACGTGTGTATTAATACACCCTCAGAATATGTATTTCTTACTGCTTATGTGTTTGATTTCAGGTGTTCATTGAGACGTTGTTGGAACGAGCCGACCGTGCAGAGAGACAGTTGCTGCTGTTCAGCTCGAACACACACCACAACCActacacacaccaccaccaccaccacgacGCATACATCGACCCGTACACACTCAGCAAGGGATACACACCTGTGGCTGGGCGAGGGGGGCGCAGTCTGGATGGCagcactgatgacatcatcacaaacAAGATACAGGGAACCATCGGCAACCGGGTGAGAAAAACTAATTTATCTGTGACGTTAATATAAcattataaatataaacattaatgaaaataaatagaaTCTGGTCATGTTGTCATGCTTTAATCATTTTGTCTCCTGTTGACACAAACTCCCTGACGCTCCACAAAACTTTACTTTTGTTAATCTTATAAAACATGTTCAGATCATATATGTACGATTTTCTCAAGTCGCACGTCTGTCCATGTGTTTAGTCCCAACGTGACAAACTTAACAATAATGATTTGGAGAGTGTGTGACTGTCTGAGACACACGGACACAGGGGATCCTTTCAGCTCCAGAGGTCACTCTGACGCCTCTGTTCCTCAGTACAGCAGAAGAGAAACTCTACATTTGTGCGtgcaaacatgtaaaaagtcctGTTAGTGAGGTCGGAGTGGCGCTattgaaaacatgaaacatcaGCTCAGCAACACTGACAACAAAACTTCTGAACATCTTCATCCAGGACAGAGTTCAACAAAACATCCGTCTGCAGTGACGTAAACATCTGCGCCTGAACGAAAGAGCAAAACGCATCCAAAAATTTATTTCAAATACATTCGTGTACGTGTGGACGAGACGTAAAACATGCAGCATCACAGGGACTTTCCCCACTCCTTCTTCTTGTCAACTCCTTCCACCTTCTCTAACGTcaccttctcctcttcctcctccagagGAGTTACAGTGTGTCAGGCTCCTACAGACTGGGAGAGCAGCTGTACAGCCAGCATCACTACAGGTACCTGAACGCATCACAAGCATAACTTCTAATGTGGAAACAAGTCTGAACTATAACACAGTCTGACATGTTGCTTactgtttgacatttttcatcttTCAAAAGATTTTTTCTGCATAATTtggtaaatatattttttaatgtgttttaacgGAAGAGTATTAAAAGGccctgtttttcgtggtaaatttttctgtttttgggtgtaatttatttatttttctgttttttggtgtatttttttcaaaaaaaaaaaaaataaattaccatgaaaaacagaaaaaaattaccacaaaaaaaacccagaaaaaaaataccccgaaaaacagggaaaaaaatcacatgaaaaattaacatgaaaaaagaacaaaaaatacaccaaaaaacagaaaaataaataaattacacacaaaaaaacccagaaaaaaactcccacgaaaaacagggaaaatattattcagaaaaacagaaaaaattgcaccaaaaaaaaaaaaaaaacaactaaatttAAACTAAATTACtcagttttttatttgtcaagtgaatgcaatacgcttccgtatgTTTTAGTTTCAAACAGCATCTCTCTGATGTatcacctctctgtctcccagCGGTCTGTCCAGTCGCATGCGGACTTTGTCTCTGGGTTCAGGGGGGTGGGACGGGGAGGTGGGGTTGGTCCACCTCCACCCTCAACACTACGCTGCACCCTGGACTCGACGagagcgaggaggaggagacaggaggagggagagactgtgGTACGTAACAGGAAGTCTGATCCGTAGACCTGTTGGTGAATATTTAACCTGTTCAGACTGAAACATGTCGACTGTGATGAGATGTGGTTCATCGTCCATGTTTCCCTCAGGATGTTCTGGAACAACTTCAGTTATTAAgcctctgacttttcatctggCGCCATCATCACGTCAACATAACTCTTCTTCACCTCCATCTCTTCTTCTGTGTTTCCAGGCTGGAGGAGGGAGGATGTGGGAGAACGTGGAGCAAAAGAAACCGCCGCCACCACAGcactgaagaagaggaggaggaagatgacgaggaggaggaggaagaagaggaggagggggggttcTGGAGCAGCACTGAGATGAGGAGACTCGTCTTCGCcaggacacacacacctggttcAGGTAAACCGTCTCTTTCTAATGGCTGGTTGATGCAAGCACTTCCTGCAGctacttcacaataaaagcctggaTGTTCTTCGTCCCCTGCAGACGCCCCCTCCTCCCTGCGCTCCACCCCCTCCCGTCGTCACGGTGACAGACAGCTGGAGGCAGACACCCTGAGGCTGAGGGCGGGGCTTTTCTGCGTGTTTCCATATTTAGACGTGCGCTCCTTGCTGCGCGCCGCCGaggtctgctctgattggcgGTTTGTTGCCCGGCACCCGGCAGTTTGGACACGCCTCCGTCTGGAGAACGCCAGAGTGTCAGCCGAGGTAGAGAAGACgtcgtcgtcatcatcatcactttgcttgtgtcatcatcatcaaactGTTGCTTGTGTCATCGTCTGTCTAAGGGTTGTTTCctttgttagcagttagctgctgcGTTTATTAAAATCATCACTTCCATTGAAAAACTGTTACCGATGTCACATCTGCATCATCAAActgctgctgatgtcatcatcttcatcacatcttctttgtttaaaaataagactgattttattattttttgttgtcatcatcaacaaaacattttttaatgttagctgttagctagctgCTCTATGCCGCTACatgtagctagctagcagcagaGCTCTTTCAGCAGTAACAGCACCATGACCGTGGTGGCCCCTCAGGTCGCCCTGGCGAGTTAGCGGCACAATTTGAGCAGCAAAACCCCATTAGCAATTTAAACTATGTTAGCATTACTAGCCATGTTAACACTGgtaatggtgctaacagagctaacaataCTAATGGGGTTTTGTGGCTCAATATTTAGCCTACTTACCGTCTACTTACCGGGGCCAGCTGGGGGAGACTGGAGGGCGGCCaccatgttttcactgaaacatcatcgaTGCTAGCTAGCACCCGCCCTGGGAGGTATACAGTACAGAACAGCGGTGGCAGCTAGCTAACCTGTGTAGTATAAATACATCATTATAGTCACATTATTGTTTGATGTGGAGAGGATCAGACTAAGTATGAGAAAATTCACTCTTCATGTGGCTTTTTTTTAACTATAAGTAGGTCTGGAATGTCCCTGAAACAGCTGCAGTCAAACAAACAGGTGGACATTGtcggggactattttcagcagcggattAATCTACatttgttgtgtctctttgtgtgtggtgtgtagtTCCTGATCACTTTGTCTCAGTGGTGTACTCAAACTCAGTCTGTGGTTCTGAACAACCTGAAGCCTCGAAGCAGACGAGCCGACGAGACACGAGAGGAttaccataaacacacacggtaacacacacacacacgtttgtcTGCCTGTACTTGTGAGGACCCGACCCATTAACCTTAACCCTCAACCATAACATTCTAACCTGGACCTTATAACAAAGTCTTAACCTTAAAGAGTCTATTGAAGCAGTGAGGAttggccaaaatgtcctcataaTGCTGAGTGTCCTCACTATGATGTATTAAAACTTGTAACggtcctcacaaagacagcAATACAAGCCTACACACAGCTCAGACAGATTTTTAAGCTTTTCTTatctcttttaaaaaatgaaacacttGCATGTTGCCGTGGTAACAGCATCTACTCTCAGTCCAGCTGCCGTCTGATTGGTCAGGACAGATAACAGGTCGTGTttacatgaaagcatggatggtCAGGATGCTCAGGTGTGACAGGAgaagaggtgtgctctctcagTGCATTGTGGGTATTGCAGTTGAGCTAGTTGTGTTTCCTGTCTCAGGGGCAGTGTGGAGGCGGGGGTGGAGGCTCTGCTGAGGTCAGCAGGGGGCAgtctgctccacctgtctgtctctcagtgtccTCACATCCTCACTGACAGGACGCTGTGGCTCGCCAGCTGCTACAGCAGGAACCTGCAGACACTCATGTACAGGTGACTCCTTACCTGTCTGACtgtttacctgtctgtctgtttacctgtctgtctgttgacctgactgtttacctgtctgtctgtttacctGTCTGACTGTTGACCTGACtgtttacctgtctgtctgttgacctgtctgtctgtttacctGTCTGTTGAGCTGTCtgtttacctgtctgtctgtctgtttacctgtctctctgttgacctgtctgtctgtttacctGTCTGACTGTTTACCTGACTGTCTGTTTACCTGTCTGACTGTTGACCTGACtgtttacctgtctgtctgtttacctGTCTgtttgcctgtctgtctgtttacctgtctgtctgtggacctgactgtttacctgtctgtctgtttacctGTCTGACTGTTGACCTGACtgtttacctgtctgtctgtttacctgactgtttacctgtctgtctgttgacctgtctgtctgtttacctGTCTCTTGAGCTGTCtgtttacctgtctgtctgtttacctgtctctctgttgacctgtctgttgacctgtctgtctgtttacctGTCTGACtgtttacctgtctgtctgtttacctGTCTGACTGTTGACCTGACTGTTTACCTGTCTGACTGTTGACCTGACtgtttacctgtctgtctgttgacctGACTGTTTACCTGTCTCTCTGTTGACCTGTCTGttgacctgtctgtctgtttacctGTCTGACTGTTTACCTGACtgtttacctgtctgtctgttgacctGTCTGACTGTTTACCTGACtgtttacctgtctgtctgtttacctGTCTGACTGTTTACCTGTCTGTTGACCTGTCTGACTGTTGACCTGACtgtttacctgtctgtctgttgacctGTCTGACTGTTTACCTGACtgtttacctgtctgtctgtttacctGTCTGACTGTTTACCTGTCTGTTGACCTGTCTGACTGTTTACCTGTCTGTCCCTGCAGGAGTTCATCAGACCCTCTTGGTCACGAGGTTCTCTGGGCCCTGGGTGCGGGCTGCAGGAACATCAGCAGCCTGCAGGTGGCTCCAGCTCACCCCTGGTCAGTGACCTCACACACGCTGCAGAGACACAGTCATGAGTGTTTTCTGAACTGACTGAATCTGCGTTAACTGCTGCGATCGTAACATCCAGGAGGGGCTGATCATCTGTCACGTCTCCTTTCAGCCAACAGCCCACTCGTTTTGGAAACCGCTGCCTGCAGACGATTGGCCGATGCTGGCCACACCTCCGCTTGCTCAGCGTGGGCGGGGCTGGCTGCGGGACTCAGGGATTGGCTGCTTTGGGtgagtgaaaagaaaaaagttgttttcGGACGTTTTGGTTCTTTAACGTGAACACATGATGAATTATCAGAACATGAGGgatcattcattaatttatttcctCACATATTCTGCTCAGCTCTCTGTGTTCAGATTATATTTAATTTTGGTGAGTGACAGCGACCGGTGGTTAACATAACGTATAATAGAAACACAtctgatgagtgtgtgtgtgtgtgtgtgtgtgtgtgtgtagtgtgcgCCTGTGCTCACCTGCAGGTGCTGGAGCTGGAGCGTATTACCGACCTCGGCCTGCAGGCGGCGACAGAGCTGTGTAAAGCAGGACTGAAGAGCCTGGAGACTCtgatcctcacacacacacccgtcAGCGGTCAGGCCATCCTGCACTtccacagtgagacacactgactgtcctctgaacacacacacacacacacacacacacac
Coding sequences within it:
- the LOC125883743 gene encoding F-box only protein 41-like, with translation MSSSSSSSSSSSELPYFCPRCGDEFRFSSVPELRAHLVSQHTYETLLVLSQARVRSSRSSALLPLPGRAVSQRQSSSLGMQAHSFPLPLACLDLASSAASVQLLREMFSPSDRALPSTTGHPAEPSTALALPGSLEPFPGQKLGEVGVQLGLELGLSVGIGLEERLGLGLDHKIARTFAEVEERVNRRMGRLKVELQRREAELERERRGRDRLRSEKQEVEERAAYLSRQVSAAVEMMERLKKDLDRKEKELSERQQEMVDIECFLRETAEKEAEAKSRLQVFIETLLERADRAERQLLLFSSNTHHNHYTHHHHHHDAYIDPYTLSKGYTPVAGRGGRSLDGSTDDIITNKIQGTIGNRRSYSVSGSYRLGEQLYSQHHYSGLSSRMRTLSLGSGGWDGEVGLVHLHPQHYAAPWTRRERGGGDRRRERLWLEEGGCGRTWSKRNRRHHSTEEEEEEDDEEEEEEEEEGGFWSSTEMRRLVFARTHTPGSDAPSSLRSTPSRRHGDRQLEADTLRLRAGLFCVFPYLDVRSLLRAAEVCSDWRFVARHPAVWTRLRLENARVSAEFLITLSQWCTQTQSVVLNNLKPRSRRADETREDYHKHTRGSVEAGVEALLRSAGGSLLHLSVSQCPHILTDRTLWLASCYSRNLQTLMYRSSSDPLGHEVLWALGAGCRNISSLQVAPAHPCQQPTRFGNRCLQTIGRCWPHLRLLSVGGAGCGTQGLAALVCACAHLQVLELERITDLGLQAATELCKAGLKSLETLILTHTPVSGQAILHFHSVCENIRSISVQVSVSDYFEEPDTQEAQHLFGEILNTLRVLQKRPGLCNVLQVKAEGFC